In the Phycisphaerales bacterium genome, one interval contains:
- a CDS encoding FG-GAP-like repeat-containing protein, protein MLKRLVVSLGIASFVLSYPAVAQEWVVLNDQTASHISASDTLFETDQEEKDYAWEDLDRDGWTDLVIVRKSPFTSSGKFANVLLMNESGVLTDRTSEYASLSDVPGDNGFNTPTNDRDVIIVDIDGDQWLDIVTATTLSDSDSKAIGHPRIYMNLGEINGVWQGFRHEDGRIPQIMTLTGDPVNPRFCSVTAADVTGDDRVELYFGDYDSSGAGGEPQDSSLDVNNRLFVNDGNGFFTDSMQTRMDANMLLSAFGAAAQFADINNDGAIDLVKQTSLNAPQHVAIVYNNPLNIGFFNIYDEVYSLAPYHISVGELNNDGLLDIVVTDDSTDRYMLQLPGTGSEPDFLQQEFQLEGGGSELAFGSNSVIADLDADGWNDVIIADVDVDIDTCNSDRTHIYRNFGFQGAPGDAVVLREDGNIIPNSMLVGVHDVAVFDINNDGSLDMVIGRCTGSEIWIHESSISFTFPDGVPTTLDSGVATTFQVDLAIGSGTLDPATPKMHYSVNDGPYTEVSLAETRGSLSLFATLPGFVCDDNVKFYFSASLQGGISSTSPVNAPASTYTARASDGDIVLIDEDFEGSVDEWTISDDGSLTTGAWENVDPNGTIWSSSASAPEDDASDDGTHCFVTGNGAPGGSAGSDDIDGGTAYLVSPQLDLAGGDAVISWSQWFFNSSGTGEDSLAVSLSNDDGATWVAANSTLGTGGAWEQVNLTVSDYVVPSDQVRVRFAAGDAAPASVVEAGMDEFLVTKAGCDDPTSCPGDFDGDGSVGLSDFSSFLVLFGSTCSGCPEDMDEDGSVALGDFSAFLVVFGTSCP, encoded by the coding sequence ATGCTAAAGAGATTGGTAGTCAGTTTGGGGATTGCTTCTTTCGTGCTTTCTTATCCAGCAGTCGCCCAAGAATGGGTCGTATTGAATGACCAGACGGCTAGCCACATCTCAGCAAGTGATACACTTTTTGAAACTGATCAAGAAGAGAAGGATTATGCCTGGGAAGATCTTGATCGTGATGGCTGGACTGATCTTGTCATTGTGCGGAAGAGTCCATTTACCTCCAGTGGAAAATTCGCAAATGTTCTCCTCATGAATGAGTCTGGTGTATTGACTGACCGCACTTCCGAGTACGCCAGCCTCTCTGATGTACCCGGCGATAATGGATTCAATACACCAACCAATGATCGCGATGTGATCATCGTTGATATCGATGGTGACCAATGGTTGGATATCGTCACCGCAACAACGCTCAGCGATAGTGATTCAAAGGCGATAGGCCATCCCAGAATCTACATGAACCTTGGTGAGATCAACGGCGTCTGGCAAGGCTTCCGCCATGAAGATGGGCGCATCCCTCAGATTATGACCTTGACGGGAGATCCCGTGAACCCCCGCTTCTGCTCAGTGACAGCAGCAGATGTCACTGGTGATGACCGTGTGGAACTTTACTTTGGCGACTATGACAGTAGTGGCGCTGGCGGCGAACCACAGGACTCGAGCCTTGACGTTAACAACCGCTTGTTTGTCAATGATGGCAACGGCTTCTTCACCGACTCCATGCAAACCCGCATGGACGCAAACATGCTTCTATCAGCCTTCGGCGCTGCCGCCCAATTCGCGGACATCAATAACGACGGCGCAATAGATCTCGTCAAGCAAACCTCATTGAATGCCCCGCAGCATGTGGCAATTGTCTATAACAATCCACTTAATATTGGTTTCTTTAATATCTATGATGAAGTGTATTCCCTCGCCCCATATCACATTAGCGTTGGCGAGCTCAACAACGACGGATTACTTGACATCGTTGTTACTGATGACAGTACCGATCGATATATGCTTCAGCTTCCAGGTACCGGATCTGAGCCAGACTTCCTGCAACAGGAATTCCAGCTAGAAGGTGGCGGCAGTGAACTTGCATTCGGAAGCAATAGTGTCATTGCCGATCTTGATGCAGATGGCTGGAACGATGTCATCATTGCCGATGTTGATGTGGACATTGACACCTGCAACTCTGATCGCACACATATCTACCGTAACTTTGGCTTCCAAGGCGCCCCAGGCGACGCCGTCGTACTTCGTGAAGACGGCAATATCATTCCAAATTCAATGCTTGTTGGCGTCCATGACGTTGCGGTCTTCGATATCAATAATGATGGCAGCCTGGATATGGTGATTGGCCGTTGCACAGGCAGCGAAATTTGGATTCATGAGTCCTCAATCTCATTCACCTTTCCCGACGGCGTACCCACCACGCTTGATTCTGGGGTAGCGACCACATTCCAAGTCGATCTCGCCATTGGCTCAGGAACGCTTGATCCTGCGACACCCAAAATGCACTATTCGGTTAATGATGGCCCATACACCGAAGTCAGCTTAGCTGAGACCCGCGGCTCTCTTTCACTCTTTGCAACATTGCCTGGCTTCGTCTGTGACGACAACGTTAAGTTCTACTTCTCTGCCTCGCTACAAGGTGGCATAAGTAGCACGAGCCCAGTCAACGCCCCAGCATCCACATATACCGCACGCGCATCGGATGGCGATATTGTTCTTATTGACGAAGACTTTGAAGGGTCTGTCGACGAGTGGACCATATCCGACGACGGATCGCTCACAACTGGTGCATGGGAAAATGTAGATCCCAATGGAACCATTTGGAGTTCTTCAGCATCCGCACCTGAGGATGATGCAAGCGATGATGGCACCCATTGCTTCGTGACTGGAAACGGAGCACCCGGCGGCAGTGCTGGCAGCGATGACATTGACGGCGGAACCGCTTATCTCGTCTCGCCTCAATTAGACCTTGCAGGTGGTGATGCAGTCATTAGTTGGTCACAGTGGTTTTTCAATAGCTCTGGCACTGGAGAAGATTCTCTTGCCGTGAGTCTGTCGAACGATGATGGTGCCACTTGGGTAGCCGCAAATTCTACACTTGGGACAGGCGGCGCATGGGAGCAGGTAAATCTCACTGTCAGTGATTATGTCGTTCCATCAGACCAAGTCCGTGTTCGATTCGCTGCAGGCGATGCTGCCCCAGCTTCAGTTGTGGAGGCTGGCATGGATGAGTTCTTAGTAACCAAGGCCGGCTGCGATGATCCGACCAGCTGCCCCGGTGACTTCGATGGCGATGGGTCAGTCGGACTCAGTGACTTCTCATCTTTCCTTGTCTTGTTTGGCAGCACTTGCTCAGGATGTCCAGAAGATATGGATGAAGATGGCAGCGTGGCACTTGGGGACTTCTCTGCGTTTCTTGTTGTGTTTGGCACAAGTTGCCCATAA
- a CDS encoding lipase maturation factor family protein, translated as MTETGCKDCGKDVPLEPGPLERPTDRPVALYDGNCGFCRDSRDRLRALSGDRIAWIPLQYADRYGIEIPQQELQQSVHLLEPNGDLTRGAEAIFRMMDLGQIRRWPRFFYEFIPLAPNISEIGYRTVARNRPLTTLVARFLCGRPAVPETYQYARRIFLFSLAVVYLIAFLSFFMQAPGLIGSDGILPAADFLQQVDAAYATSSSPFFILPTLAWFNSSDGFINIMCIAGIALGIMAMIGFLPVFCFAAMWILYLSLVNIGQEFFSFQWDILLLEAGFLAIFFAPSSWSLYSKRASRPSTLIRWLLWWLLFRLLFLSGLVKLLSGDPTWLEFTALEYHYFTQPLPTWTSWYATHWPHWFQITSTVIMFIIELGIPFLIFLPRVPRLIAASAITLLMLLIAGTGNYGFFNLLAIVLCLLLIDDGSWRFFTPKRLATKMSFILPQREHLIKRSVNFLVLLFVLPLTIVIGINDAARTAGSAYQISIPEAASPLIRSHVANSYGLFRVMTVRRPELVIEGSQDGLTWKAYSFKWKPGALNRAPAFVEPYMPRLDWQMWFAALNVEQHRIPGWLQAFGKKLSQGSPAVLNLLDSNPFPEFPPERVRFTLYQYTFTDRQTRATTGEWWTRYRVFSYPLFGYQEKR; from the coding sequence ATGACCGAGACCGGATGCAAAGATTGCGGCAAAGACGTTCCTCTAGAGCCAGGACCACTAGAGCGGCCCACTGATCGACCTGTTGCTCTCTATGACGGCAACTGTGGCTTCTGTCGTGACAGCCGAGACCGATTGCGTGCATTATCTGGAGATAGGATTGCCTGGATACCGCTTCAGTATGCGGATCGCTATGGAATAGAGATTCCACAACAGGAACTTCAACAATCAGTTCATCTCCTCGAACCAAATGGAGATCTTACGCGCGGCGCAGAGGCCATTTTCAGAATGATGGACCTCGGCCAAATAAGACGTTGGCCCAGATTTTTTTACGAGTTCATTCCACTTGCCCCAAACATTAGTGAAATTGGATATCGCACCGTCGCGAGGAATCGCCCCCTGACAACATTGGTGGCACGCTTTTTATGTGGCCGCCCTGCTGTACCAGAGACATATCAGTACGCTCGTCGTATTTTTCTCTTCTCTCTCGCCGTGGTTTATTTGATTGCCTTCTTGTCTTTTTTTATGCAAGCCCCGGGGCTCATCGGCTCTGATGGAATACTCCCTGCAGCAGACTTTTTACAACAAGTTGACGCTGCTTATGCAACATCCAGCAGCCCCTTCTTTATTTTGCCCACATTGGCTTGGTTTAACAGCTCAGATGGTTTTATAAACATCATGTGTATCGCTGGAATAGCCCTTGGGATTATGGCGATGATTGGTTTCTTGCCAGTTTTTTGCTTCGCTGCAATGTGGATCCTCTATCTTTCCTTAGTAAACATTGGCCAAGAATTTTTTAGTTTTCAATGGGACATCTTGTTACTTGAAGCAGGTTTTTTAGCGATCTTTTTTGCTCCATCGAGTTGGTCGCTTTACTCAAAACGTGCCTCGCGCCCCTCCACACTCATACGATGGCTCCTGTGGTGGCTACTCTTTCGACTTTTGTTTCTCTCGGGACTTGTGAAGCTACTTAGTGGTGATCCCACTTGGCTTGAGTTCACTGCCTTGGAGTACCACTACTTCACACAACCACTTCCAACATGGACAAGCTGGTATGCCACGCATTGGCCACATTGGTTTCAGATCACATCAACAGTGATCATGTTCATTATCGAATTGGGAATACCCTTCCTCATTTTTCTACCTCGAGTACCGCGACTCATCGCCGCATCCGCCATCACGCTATTAATGCTACTGATTGCTGGCACCGGCAATTATGGTTTCTTTAATCTACTCGCCATCGTTCTTTGCCTTCTTCTCATCGATGACGGCAGTTGGCGCTTTTTTACTCCCAAACGACTCGCAACAAAGATGTCATTCATTTTGCCACAACGCGAGCATCTCATTAAGCGGAGTGTCAACTTTCTTGTATTGCTCTTTGTACTTCCATTGACAATCGTGATTGGAATCAATGATGCCGCAAGGACTGCTGGCTCGGCTTATCAGATTTCAATTCCAGAAGCAGCAAGCCCTCTCATTCGTAGCCATGTCGCCAACTCCTATGGACTCTTTCGCGTTATGACTGTGCGACGACCAGAGCTTGTCATTGAAGGCAGCCAGGATGGACTGACTTGGAAGGCCTACTCATTTAAGTGGAAGCCTGGAGCCTTGAATCGAGCCCCAGCCTTCGTAGAACCATATATGCCAAGACTTGATTGGCAAATGTGGTTTGCAGCCCTGAATGTGGAGCAACATCGCATCCCTGGTTGGCTTCAAGCATTCGGAAAGAAACTCAGTCAAGGCAGTCCAGCGGTTCTTAATCTTCTTGATTCCAATCCATTTCCTGAGTTTCCGCCAGAACGAGTACGCTTTACCCTATACCAATACACTTTCACCGATCGACAGACTCGTGCTACAACAGGCGAATGGTGGACTCGGTACAGAGTATTTAGTTATCCACTATTTGGATATCAAGAAAAGAGATAA
- a CDS encoding HAD family phosphatase, which translates to MNSTSPYAVIFDVDGVLVDSYEAHRAAFMQLADKLNTKFTDEDFTESFGRTSRDILRTWFDPEMSDEDVALHDGEKEANYRALVTHEFPAMAGATELIDQLHAAGFKQAMGSSGPPENVKLANTKLGSAHAFGALVTGMDVTHGKPDPEVFLVAADRLGIRPRDCCVIEDAPAGIQAARAAGMTAIGFASRGRTRAELLAAQADLVVSDLKALSPHSITALIAKVQAKQSINEER; encoded by the coding sequence ATGAATAGTACTTCTCCCTATGCCGTTATCTTTGATGTCGATGGTGTACTCGTAGACTCATATGAGGCCCATCGTGCTGCATTTATGCAACTTGCTGACAAACTCAATACGAAATTCACTGACGAAGATTTTACAGAGAGCTTCGGACGTACCAGTCGTGATATTTTAAGGACCTGGTTTGACCCAGAGATGAGTGATGAGGATGTGGCGTTACATGACGGGGAAAAAGAGGCGAACTATCGGGCCTTGGTGACCCATGAGTTTCCCGCGATGGCCGGCGCTACCGAACTTATTGATCAGTTACACGCTGCAGGCTTTAAGCAAGCGATGGGATCTTCGGGCCCACCAGAAAATGTAAAACTAGCAAACACCAAGCTTGGAAGTGCCCATGCATTTGGAGCTCTGGTAACTGGCATGGATGTGACACATGGAAAACCTGACCCAGAGGTTTTTTTGGTCGCCGCCGACCGCCTGGGCATAAGACCTCGAGATTGTTGTGTCATAGAAGATGCCCCTGCTGGCATACAAGCAGCACGAGCTGCCGGCATGACTGCGATCGGGTTCGCTAGTCGTGGAAGAACACGAGCGGAGCTGCTCGCCGCTCAGGCTGACTTAGTGGTCAGTGACCTGAAAGCACTATCACCCCACTCAATAACTGCACTCATTGCCAAAGTACAAGCAAAACAGTCCATTAATGAAGAGCGTTAA
- a CDS encoding DUF697 domain-containing protein, translating into MSLWMALEIHLFIQRSFDTSAFYGWTSLVVVLSILGALAWIVTSEAFAYAKLRGVERLQRGIQGQLDPQLAQHLLANYCRRLQHRNDAEINIAIDRFHQSEQEIKSANGSAASLRTRVEQTLLLPLDRRVDRIIQRESVSVGLITGLAPWPLIDAALVLWRNVRMMRSIATVYGARPGIAGTSRLVRKALINVAVADLSQHASDLVTSKVPALGVVAPAAAQGMTSAMLTIRLGLWTQAMCRPVAPNGRRAISSFFATNAKNFFFERVSRPLASLLKRKGSRSVDTVKTAI; encoded by the coding sequence GTGTCGCTCTGGATGGCACTGGAGATTCACCTTTTTATTCAGCGGAGTTTTGACACCAGTGCGTTCTATGGTTGGACATCTCTTGTTGTTGTCCTGAGTATTCTGGGCGCGTTGGCCTGGATTGTCACCTCTGAAGCGTTTGCCTATGCCAAGCTTAGAGGTGTTGAGCGTCTGCAAAGAGGTATCCAAGGTCAATTGGATCCTCAGCTGGCACAACATCTTCTGGCGAACTATTGCCGTCGACTTCAGCATCGCAATGACGCTGAAATTAATATAGCTATCGATCGGTTTCACCAAAGTGAGCAAGAGATAAAGTCAGCTAATGGATCTGCTGCTTCCCTGCGCACTCGAGTAGAGCAGACGCTCTTGCTTCCACTCGACCGTCGAGTGGATCGTATTATTCAACGTGAAAGCGTAAGTGTTGGATTGATTACTGGATTGGCGCCTTGGCCGCTCATTGATGCGGCCTTAGTGCTCTGGCGTAATGTCCGCATGATGCGGAGCATTGCTACGGTCTATGGTGCTCGGCCCGGGATAGCAGGAACGAGCAGGCTTGTTCGAAAAGCACTCATTAATGTAGCAGTTGCAGATCTATCGCAGCACGCATCGGATCTTGTGACCAGTAAAGTCCCGGCATTAGGTGTCGTTGCGCCAGCGGCTGCTCAGGGAATGACTAGTGCGATGTTGACTATTCGATTAGGTTTGTGGACCCAAGCAATGTGTCGACCAGTGGCACCCAATGGACGCCGCGCAATCTCGAGCTTCTTCGCCACCAATGCAAAGAACTTCTTCTTTGAACGAGTCAGTAGGCCTTTGGCTTCCTTGCTCAAGAGAAAAGGATCTCGTTCGGTGGATACTGTCAAGACGGCAATTTAA
- a CDS encoding acetylxylan esterase: MHLSLNPSDTPSAAQVPVDLEVHVPEGDAPSSGFPAILYCPGLRGNPQNLNRCITEYFTNQGFVTGAIRYKEIQPNTPEHAWVRPLDRVHEAVQSVDIMSARDDVDANRVGIYGLSYGGPIAICAASLATNVRAVVSAAGPGNGWRMMRSMRTRAEWSIFIARLEEDRRRQEEGEPPTKVSLLELLPFSDSYQKKLLKFQDELGLSPDDDVDPKYFLETAFYMLNFHPEQAAALLHNIPLLQICGDQDECATHAQIEEISKFASCENKIHWMPGGTDHLDLHVNPGRNKQLALASDWFATHLH; encoded by the coding sequence ATGCATCTCTCTCTGAATCCATCCGATACGCCCAGCGCCGCCCAAGTGCCTGTAGATCTTGAAGTACACGTACCAGAAGGTGATGCACCATCGAGTGGTTTTCCAGCCATTTTATATTGCCCAGGTTTACGTGGAAATCCTCAGAATTTGAATAGATGTATCACCGAGTACTTTACGAATCAAGGCTTCGTGACTGGCGCTATCAGATACAAAGAAATTCAGCCTAACACACCAGAACACGCTTGGGTACGCCCACTTGATCGTGTTCACGAAGCGGTTCAATCGGTTGACATTATGTCTGCTCGTGATGATGTGGATGCAAATAGAGTCGGTATTTATGGCCTTAGCTATGGTGGCCCTATCGCAATCTGCGCTGCTTCGCTGGCCACCAATGTTCGTGCGGTGGTAAGCGCTGCCGGACCAGGCAACGGCTGGAGAATGATGCGTAGCATGCGAACGCGTGCTGAATGGAGCATCTTTATCGCACGACTTGAAGAAGACCGAAGGCGGCAAGAAGAGGGTGAGCCACCCACTAAAGTTTCTTTGTTAGAGCTTCTTCCATTCAGTGATAGTTATCAAAAAAAGTTGTTGAAATTCCAAGACGAACTTGGACTATCACCAGACGATGATGTTGATCCAAAGTACTTTCTTGAAACAGCTTTTTATATGTTGAATTTTCATCCCGAACAGGCCGCTGCCTTACTTCACAATATTCCACTACTTCAAATTTGTGGTGATCAAGATGAATGCGCAACGCACGCCCAGATTGAAGAAATCAGCAAGTTTGCTTCCTGTGAAAACAAGATTCACTGGATGCCTGGTGGCACCGATCATCTGGATTTGCATGTGAACCCTGGCCGAAATAAACAACTCGCCCTTGCCAGCGACTGGTTTGCAACACACCTACATTAA